A portion of the Euwallacea similis isolate ESF13 chromosome 8, ESF131.1, whole genome shotgun sequence genome contains these proteins:
- the LOC136410481 gene encoding uncharacterized protein isoform X2, giving the protein MLSAKDIVAVKTAEELSKILDMCLQLVLDAMKQGDSNHVFKLLDPLVSDNQCQIHSLLILDVLNKHYDISTSSYNIKELGEEDKKILSRAVLLTLLKVKHSDTFGLGLRNISSNDFCGLVTSKCRESEFIDEIKKEFNSYSVKYMRDATTGKIKDVFTKGGAVTSKGVELKLLPCYGSFCVLIDKIQKTKYPIILSFVDIRVKKSADSEVVYTLTDKYVLFYEFREDKFYYKENPDNSEKKRPAIVFFGYNLINLDVSVSKYLESIAKSPKNFLKKVDPRHILLLSAAGHSQLCKGAMLSAKEEKGDPEEYVRKLLEEKEDTEEYARELLKEKFSLTDRFTQYFKAAEGYGSKDACYITKEGNSITRTANIGIVFCRIISEKALQHYRASVTLFWRSRYMAIRIRYYDLLSVLVLYSAKRYGGVFDIPTYYRFTRTSTDAFRSLFCYLCTRFKLY; this is encoded by the exons ATGTTATCAGCTAAAGATATTGTAGCAGTAAAAACTGCTGAGGAGCTTTCCAAAATCTTAGATATGTGCCTGCAGCTTGTACTTGATGCTATGAAACAAGGTGATAGCAATCATGTGTTTAAACTATTGGATCCTCTTGTGTCAGACAATCAATGTCAGATTCATTCCTTGCTTATACTTGATGTGCTAAATAAACACTATGACATTAGTACGTCTTCCTATAACATTAAGGAATTAGGAGAAGaggacaaaaaaatactttcacGTGCAGTATTGCTTactttattaaaagttaaacACAGTGATACATTTGGTCTTGGGCTTCGTAATATTTCGTCAAATGATTTTTGTGGTTTAGTTACTAGTAAATGCAGAGAAAGTGAGTTTAtcgatgaaataaaaaaagaattcaaTTCATATTCTGTAAAATATATGAGGGATGCTACAACTGGCAAAATTAAAGATGTATTCACTAAAGGTGGAGCTGTTACGAGTAAAGGTGTTGAACTTAAATTGTTACCTTGTTATGGCAGTTTTTGTGTATTAATTGATAagattcaaaaaacaaaatatccaATTATTCTCTCTTTTGTGGATATTAGAGTGAAGAAAAGTGCAGATAGTGAAGTCGTTTATACTCTGACTGACAAGTATGTACTTTTCTATGAATTTCGAGAagataagttttattataagGAAAATCCGgataattctgaaaaaaaacgGCCAgctattgttttttttggctataatttaattaacttggATGTTAgtgtttctaaatatttaGAGAGCATTGCTAAGTCACCTAAAAATTTTCTGAAGAAGGTTGACCCTAGACATATTTTGTTGTTAAGTGCTGCAGGCCATTCTCAGCTATGCAAAGGTGCTATGCTTTCTGCAAAAGAGGAAAAAGGAGACCCAGAAGAGTATGTAAGAAAGTTATTAGAGGAAAAAGAAGACACAGAAGAGTATGCAAGAGAGTTATTAAAGGAAAAGTTTAGTTTAACCGATCGCTTTACTCAATATTTTAAAGCTGCGGAAGGGTATGGCTCTAAAGATGCATGCTATATCACAAAGGAAGGAAATTCCATAACGCGAACAg CAAATATTGGGATTGTGTTTTGCCGCATTATCAGTGAAAAGGCCTTGCAGCACTATAGAGCAAGTGTTACACTATTTTGGCGTTCACGGTACATGGCTATACGGATTAGGTACTATGATTTGCTTAGTGTTTTGGTTCTCTATTCAGCAAAACGTTATG GTGGTGTTTTTGATATTCCAACATACTATCGCTTCACGCGAACAAGCACTGATGC GTTCAGGAGTTTATTTTGCTACTTATGCACCAGATTCAAGCTTTATTGA
- the LOC136410481 gene encoding uncharacterized protein isoform X4 — translation MLSAKDIVAVKTAEELSKILDMCLQLVLDAMKQGDSNHVFKLLDPLVSDNQCQIHSLLILDVLNKHYDISTSSYNIKELGEEDKKILSRAVLLTLLKVKHSDTFGLGLRNISSNDFCGLVTSKCRESEFIDEIKKEFNSYSVKYMRDATTGKIKDVFTKGGAVTSKGVELKLLPCYGSFCVLIDKIQKTKYPIILSFVDIRVKKSADSEVVYTLTDKYVLFYEFREDKFYYKENPDNSEKKRPAIVFFGYNLINLDVSVSKYLESIAKSPKNFLKKVDPRHILLLSAAGHSQLCKGAMLSAKEEKGDPEEYVRKLLEEKEDTEEYARELLKEKFSLTDRFTQYFKAAEGYGSKDACYITKEGNSITRTGLKIKRLLISEAYQIRSQEY, via the exons ATGTTATCAGCTAAAGATATTGTAGCAGTAAAAACTGCTGAGGAGCTTTCCAAAATCTTAGATATGTGCCTGCAGCTTGTACTTGATGCTATGAAACAAGGTGATAGCAATCATGTGTTTAAACTATTGGATCCTCTTGTGTCAGACAATCAATGTCAGATTCATTCCTTGCTTATACTTGATGTGCTAAATAAACACTATGACATTAGTACGTCTTCCTATAACATTAAGGAATTAGGAGAAGaggacaaaaaaatactttcacGTGCAGTATTGCTTactttattaaaagttaaacACAGTGATACATTTGGTCTTGGGCTTCGTAATATTTCGTCAAATGATTTTTGTGGTTTAGTTACTAGTAAATGCAGAGAAAGTGAGTTTAtcgatgaaataaaaaaagaattcaaTTCATATTCTGTAAAATATATGAGGGATGCTACAACTGGCAAAATTAAAGATGTATTCACTAAAGGTGGAGCTGTTACGAGTAAAGGTGTTGAACTTAAATTGTTACCTTGTTATGGCAGTTTTTGTGTATTAATTGATAagattcaaaaaacaaaatatccaATTATTCTCTCTTTTGTGGATATTAGAGTGAAGAAAAGTGCAGATAGTGAAGTCGTTTATACTCTGACTGACAAGTATGTACTTTTCTATGAATTTCGAGAagataagttttattataagGAAAATCCGgataattctgaaaaaaaacgGCCAgctattgttttttttggctataatttaattaacttggATGTTAgtgtttctaaatatttaGAGAGCATTGCTAAGTCACCTAAAAATTTTCTGAAGAAGGTTGACCCTAGACATATTTTGTTGTTAAGTGCTGCAGGCCATTCTCAGCTATGCAAAGGTGCTATGCTTTCTGCAAAAGAGGAAAAAGGAGACCCAGAAGAGTATGTAAGAAAGTTATTAGAGGAAAAAGAAGACACAGAAGAGTATGCAAGAGAGTTATTAAAGGAAAAGTTTAGTTTAACCGATCGCTTTACTCAATATTTTAAAGCTGCGGAAGGGTATGGCTCTAAAGATGCATGCTATATCACAAAGGAAGGAAATTCCATAACGCGAACAg gATTGAAGATAAAGAGATTATTGATATCCGAAGCATATCAGATAAGATCTCAGgaatattga
- the LOC136410481 gene encoding uncharacterized protein isoform X3, with protein MLSAKDIVAVKTAEELSKILDMCLQLVLDAMKQGDSNHVFKLLDPLVSDNQCQIHSLLILDVLNKHYDISTSSYNIKELGEEDKKILSRAVLLTLLKVKHSDTFGLGLRNISSNDFCGLVTSKCRESEFIDEIKKEFNSYSVKYMRDATTGKIKDVFTKGGAVTSKGVELKLLPCYGSFCVLIDKIQKTKYPIILSFVDIRVKKSADSEVVYTLTDKYVLFYEFREDKFYYKENPDNSEKKRPAIVFFGYNLINLDVSVSKYLESIAKSPKNFLKKVDPRHILLLSAAGHSQLCKGAMLSAKEEKGDPEEYVRKLLEEKEDTEEYARELLKEKFSLTDRFTQYFKAAEGYGSKDACYITKEGNSITRTGGVFDIPTYYRFTRTSTDAFRSLFCYLCTRFKLY; from the exons ATGTTATCAGCTAAAGATATTGTAGCAGTAAAAACTGCTGAGGAGCTTTCCAAAATCTTAGATATGTGCCTGCAGCTTGTACTTGATGCTATGAAACAAGGTGATAGCAATCATGTGTTTAAACTATTGGATCCTCTTGTGTCAGACAATCAATGTCAGATTCATTCCTTGCTTATACTTGATGTGCTAAATAAACACTATGACATTAGTACGTCTTCCTATAACATTAAGGAATTAGGAGAAGaggacaaaaaaatactttcacGTGCAGTATTGCTTactttattaaaagttaaacACAGTGATACATTTGGTCTTGGGCTTCGTAATATTTCGTCAAATGATTTTTGTGGTTTAGTTACTAGTAAATGCAGAGAAAGTGAGTTTAtcgatgaaataaaaaaagaattcaaTTCATATTCTGTAAAATATATGAGGGATGCTACAACTGGCAAAATTAAAGATGTATTCACTAAAGGTGGAGCTGTTACGAGTAAAGGTGTTGAACTTAAATTGTTACCTTGTTATGGCAGTTTTTGTGTATTAATTGATAagattcaaaaaacaaaatatccaATTATTCTCTCTTTTGTGGATATTAGAGTGAAGAAAAGTGCAGATAGTGAAGTCGTTTATACTCTGACTGACAAGTATGTACTTTTCTATGAATTTCGAGAagataagttttattataagGAAAATCCGgataattctgaaaaaaaacgGCCAgctattgttttttttggctataatttaattaacttggATGTTAgtgtttctaaatatttaGAGAGCATTGCTAAGTCACCTAAAAATTTTCTGAAGAAGGTTGACCCTAGACATATTTTGTTGTTAAGTGCTGCAGGCCATTCTCAGCTATGCAAAGGTGCTATGCTTTCTGCAAAAGAGGAAAAAGGAGACCCAGAAGAGTATGTAAGAAAGTTATTAGAGGAAAAAGAAGACACAGAAGAGTATGCAAGAGAGTTATTAAAGGAAAAGTTTAGTTTAACCGATCGCTTTACTCAATATTTTAAAGCTGCGGAAGGGTATGGCTCTAAAGATGCATGCTATATCACAAAGGAAGGAAATTCCATAACGCGAACAg GTGGTGTTTTTGATATTCCAACATACTATCGCTTCACGCGAACAAGCACTGATGC GTTCAGGAGTTTATTTTGCTACTTATGCACCAGATTCAAGCTTTATTGA
- the LOC136410481 gene encoding uncharacterized protein isoform X1: MLSAKDIVAVKTAEELSKILDMCLQLVLDAMKQGDSNHVFKLLDPLVSDNQCQIHSLLILDVLNKHYDISTSSYNIKELGEEDKKILSRAVLLTLLKVKHSDTFGLGLRNISSNDFCGLVTSKCRESEFIDEIKKEFNSYSVKYMRDATTGKIKDVFTKGGAVTSKGVELKLLPCYGSFCVLIDKIQKTKYPIILSFVDIRVKKSADSEVVYTLTDKYVLFYEFREDKFYYKENPDNSEKKRPAIVFFGYNLINLDVSVSKYLESIAKSPKNFLKKVDPRHILLLSAAGHSQLCKGAMLSAKEEKGDPEEYVRKLLEEKEDTEEYARELLKEKFSLTDRFTQYFKAAEGYGSKDACYITKEGNSITRTGKYSFFALRHIFVSSYSYERQRLDSLKVKTELNATEKIDDKKQHGFEVFKLLHMHQALKISEDINGKLNAEGNTNTAVMKEELLPIVRVLRRARVCAILKTLQDIGAVLDKEAKEKINNNITKILKDKNISRIEDKEIIDIRSISDKISGILKYVSGKLNPKKNTDDIKEKTNKILEILKGTGGEVDKKEHKGKFSEILKILEDKQISEIFKEAKEICDKLSLDVGITIIREKVSLILKIFEKEVSSKISKLLDGEVYGKKSVATELTDVSSVNQTSTSHKEAQTGTSYRR, encoded by the coding sequence ATGTTATCAGCTAAAGATATTGTAGCAGTAAAAACTGCTGAGGAGCTTTCCAAAATCTTAGATATGTGCCTGCAGCTTGTACTTGATGCTATGAAACAAGGTGATAGCAATCATGTGTTTAAACTATTGGATCCTCTTGTGTCAGACAATCAATGTCAGATTCATTCCTTGCTTATACTTGATGTGCTAAATAAACACTATGACATTAGTACGTCTTCCTATAACATTAAGGAATTAGGAGAAGaggacaaaaaaatactttcacGTGCAGTATTGCTTactttattaaaagttaaacACAGTGATACATTTGGTCTTGGGCTTCGTAATATTTCGTCAAATGATTTTTGTGGTTTAGTTACTAGTAAATGCAGAGAAAGTGAGTTTAtcgatgaaataaaaaaagaattcaaTTCATATTCTGTAAAATATATGAGGGATGCTACAACTGGCAAAATTAAAGATGTATTCACTAAAGGTGGAGCTGTTACGAGTAAAGGTGTTGAACTTAAATTGTTACCTTGTTATGGCAGTTTTTGTGTATTAATTGATAagattcaaaaaacaaaatatccaATTATTCTCTCTTTTGTGGATATTAGAGTGAAGAAAAGTGCAGATAGTGAAGTCGTTTATACTCTGACTGACAAGTATGTACTTTTCTATGAATTTCGAGAagataagttttattataagGAAAATCCGgataattctgaaaaaaaacgGCCAgctattgttttttttggctataatttaattaacttggATGTTAgtgtttctaaatatttaGAGAGCATTGCTAAGTCACCTAAAAATTTTCTGAAGAAGGTTGACCCTAGACATATTTTGTTGTTAAGTGCTGCAGGCCATTCTCAGCTATGCAAAGGTGCTATGCTTTCTGCAAAAGAGGAAAAAGGAGACCCAGAAGAGTATGTAAGAAAGTTATTAGAGGAAAAAGAAGACACAGAAGAGTATGCAAGAGAGTTATTAAAGGAAAAGTTTAGTTTAACCGATCGCTTTACTCAATATTTTAAAGCTGCGGAAGGGTATGGCTCTAAAGATGCATGCTATATCACAAAGGAAGGAAATTCCATAACGCGAACAggtaaatattctttttttgctttgcGTCACATATTTGTATCAAGTTATTCATATGAGCGTCAGCGTTTAGATAGCTTAAAAGTTAAGACTGAATTAAATGCAACAGAGAAGATAGATGATAAAAAGCAACACGGTTTTgaagttttcaagttattgCACATGCATCAAGccttaaaaatatcagaagaTATTAATGGTAAGCTAAATGCAGAAGGCAATACAAATACTGCTGTTATGAAGGAAGAGCTTCTTCCGATTGTAAGAGTGTTAAGAAGAGCAAGGGTTTGTGCGATCTTAAAAACGTTACAAGATATCGGTGCTGTACTAGATAAAGAAGCAAAagaaaagataaataataatatcactaaaatcttaaaagataaaaatatttctaggATTGAAGATAAAGAGATTATTGATATCCGAAGCATATCAGATAAGATCTCAGgaatattgaaatatgttAGTGGTAAGctaaatccaaaaaaaaatactgatgATATAAAGGAAAAGACTAATAAAATCTTGGAGATATTGAAAGGTACTGGTGGTGAGGTAGATAAAAAGGAACACAAGgggaaattttctgaaatccttaaaatattagaagataagcaaatttctgaaatttttaaagaagcaAAAGAGATTTGTGATAAGCTAAGTCTAGACGTAGGTATTACTATTATAAGGGAAAAAGTTTcccttatcttaaaaatattcgaGAAGGAAGTGAGTtctaaaatctcaaaattattAGACGGGGAGGTATATGGAAAAAAAAGTGTTGCAACTGAACTTACTGACGTCTCATCTGTGAATCAGACTAGCACGTCTCACAAAGAAGCTCAAACAGGTACTTCTTATAGAAGATAA
- the LOC136410513 gene encoding putative D-/L-hydantoinase subunit A, giving the protein MDYRIGVDVGGTNIDAVLVKNDGTIVTSCKTIATKNISEGVLHVLSTLHELYPFNKQEISALSIGTTHATNAVLQGSELYKVGVIRIAGHKPSLPPVYSWNAQTRSILYVGEEVINGGYNCNGSCLTKLSISEIRSAIHELRNKGAEGFAVVGVFSPLYCEQENIAGNEIKEILGEAFPFTLSHKIGGVGYIERENSAILNTALIKAMNAGFKNLQNVLSIFGLTCPLFITQNNGNIITLEEALQYPILTISSGPTNSFVGAARLAFKNECVVADIGGTSTDVGIVLNNFPRRSLYNSSIGGITLNCAMPDVLSIALGGGSYIEVKNDEIVNIGPESAGRLIKQHAKLWGGDKITLTDMAQALGYVNFSPVKFTKQEAMCGGSMLLASPFLPKYAFIPEYAEVANAYGAAFAEVSVTKDTVVSLTDRENVLKNIRSEAKDEVSLLYKVNPSSIRIVYEEIIPYHYVPNNLARVRITAASPWIS; this is encoded by the exons ATGGATTATAGAATAGGAGTTGACGTTGGTGGAACAAATATTGATGCTGTCCTTGTAAAAAATGATGGTACGATAGTTACTTCTTGTAAAACAATTGCtacgaaaaatatttctgaaggGGTTTTACATGTGTTATCTACATTACATGAGCTTTATCCTTTTAACAAACAGGAGATTTCAGCTCTATCTATAGGAACCACACATGCAACTAATGCTGTTTTACAAGGGTCTGAATTATATAAGGTAGGTGTGATCCGTATTGCAGGTCACAAACCTTCACTTCCACCTGTATACTCGTGGAACGCACAGACACGCAGTATATTGTATGTTGGAGAAGAAGTTATTAATGGGGGGTATAATTGCAACGGTAGTTGTCTAACTAAGCTTTCTATTTCCGAAATACGCTCTGCCATACACGAGTTGCGCAATAAAGGAGCAGAAGGATTTGCAGTAGTTGGAGTGTTTTCTCCCCTATATTGTGAACAAGAGAACATAGCAGGAAATGAGATCAAGGAAATTTTAGGGGAAGCTTTTCCATTTACGTTATCGCATAAAATTGGTGGAGTTGGTTATATCGAAAGAGAGAATTCAGCTATACTTAATACTGCTCTTATAAAAGCGATGAATGCagggtttaaaaatttacaaaatgtaTTAAGCATTTTCGGGTTAACATGTCCTTTGTTTATTACTCAGAATAACGGTAATATTATTACTTTAGAAGAAGCACTGCAGTATCCTATATTGACTATTTCATCAGGCCCTACTAATTCTTTTGTAGGAGCAGCACGTCttgcttttaaaaatgaatgtgTAGTTGCAGATATTGGAGGGACATCAACAGATGTAGGGATAGTGCTAAATAATTTTCCGCGGCGTTCGCTTTATAATTCTTCTATTGGTGGTATTACACTAAATTGTGCCATGCCCGATGTTTTATCTATTGCACTGGGAGGGGGTAGTTATatagaagtaaaaaatgatgaaatagTCAATATAGGACCTGAAAGCGCAGGACGTCTAATAAAACAACATGCAAAGTTGTGGGGAGGTGATAAGATAACTCTCACTGATATGGCACAAGCTTTAGgatatgttaatttttctcCTGTCAAGTTTACTAAACAAGAAGCTATGT GTGGTGGCTCTATGTTACTTGCATCACCATTTTTGCCAAAATATGCGTTCATTCCTGAATATGCTGAAGTTGCAAATGCTTACGGAGCTGCTTTTGCAGAGGTCTCGGTAACAAAGGATACTGTAGTTTCTCTAACTGACAGAGAAAAtgtgttgaaaaatataagaagTGAAGCCAAGGATGAAGTATCACTGCTATATAAAGTGAATCCTAGTTCTATTCGCATTGTATATGAAGAAATTATTCCATATCATTATGTACCTAATAACCTCGCACGTGTACGCATTACTGCTGCTAGTCCTTGGATATCGTAG
- the LOC136410515 gene encoding bifunctional purine biosynthesis protein PurH-like yields the protein MKIKRVLISVYDKTNIIDIVSFLMQQQIEILSTGNTYKTLSSAGIKTQEVSDYTQFPEILGGRVKTLHPKIHGGILCNREKHKTEIQNLGIKPIDLLITNLYPFWETVNSGSNEEQIIEQIDIGGVALIRAAAKNFRFTSVISSIQDYEALKAKMIKNNNETTLEYRKYLATKAFALTAHYDSNIHSWFLSQSKSNELPEFFALYGHKAQELRYGENPHQKAAFYSNQFTKYPLEKIHGKELSYNNIVDIESALNIISEFKEPAAVIIKHNNPCGDAVGNNALEAYKKALSCDKVSSFGGIVALNREIDLKLAEKLNETFLEVVIAPSVSNEALKILQRKKNLRVIIHKSFQQNVKYQTKNVVGGFLVQENNDHTIKAEQVTEYTTTEKEKEDLIFAWKICKHVKSNAIVVAKDGCAIGIGAGQTSRIDSVNIAVKKAGEKCKGAVLASDALFPFPDSIVESAKHGITAIIQPGGSLKDQDVIATANENKIAMFFAGVRSFFH from the coding sequence atgaaaataaaaagagttTTAATATCAGTATACGATAAAACGAATATAATTGATATTGTATCGTTTTTAATGCAGCAACAAATAGAAATTCTTTCAACGGGAAATACTTATAAAACGCTATCTAGTGCAGGAATAAAAACACAAGAGGTCTCAGATTACACACAATTTCCAGAGATACTGGGTGGTAGAGTAAAAACTTTACACCCTAAAATTCATGGAGGAATACTTTGCAATagagaaaaacacaaaacGGAAATACAAAATCTAGGTATTAAGCCAATAGACCTGCTTATAACTAACCTATACCCATTTTGGGAGACAGTAAATAGCGGCTCAAATGAAGAGCAAATTATAGAACAAATTGATATCGGCGGAGTGGCGTTAATTAGAGCTGCAGCAAAAAACTTTCGTTTTACTTCAGTTATTTCTAGTATTCAAGACTATGAAGCACTGAAAGCTaagatgataaaaaataacaatgaaacAACATTggaatatagaaaatatttagcaACCAAAGCATTTGCTCTTACTGCACACTACGATTCTAATATTCACAGTTGGTTTTTATCCCAGAGTAAAAGCAATGAGTTACCAGAGTTTTTTGCTCTATATGGCCATAAAGCACAAGAATTAAGGTATGGTGAAAACCCTCATCAAAAAGCTGCATTTTATAGCAATCAATTCACCAAATATCCGCTGGAAAAAATACATGGAAAAGAGTTGAGTTATAATAATATAGTAGATATAGAGTCCGCACTTAACATAATTTCTGAGTTTAAAGAGCCTGCAGCAGTGATAATAAAGCACAATAACCCGTGTGGAGATGCTGTTGGTAATAATGCTTTGGAGGCATATAAAAAAGCTCTATCGTGTGATAAAGTAAGCAGTTTTGGTGGTATAGTTGCCTTAAATCGGGAGATAGATTTAAAGCTagcagaaaaattaaacgagaCATTTTTGGAAGTAGTGATAGCACCTTCAGTCAGCAATGAAGCactaaaaattttgcaaagaaagaaaaatttaagagTGATTATTCATAAATCTTTCcaacaaaatgtgaaataccaaactaaaaatgttgttGGTGGGTTTTTGGTGCAAGAAAATAATGATCACACAATAAAAGCAGAACAAGTAACAGAATACACTAcaacagaaaaagaaaaggaagaTCTTATTTTTGCCtggaaaatatgtaaacatGTGAAATCCAACGCAATAGTTGTAGCAAAAGATGGTTGTGCTATTGGCATCGGTGCAGGACAAACAAGCAGAATAGATAGTGTGAACATTGCAGTGAAAAAAGCAGGTGAAAAATGTAAAGGTGCAGTGCTTGCTTCAGATGCATTGTTTCCATTCCCAGATAGCATAGTAGAAAGTGCAAAACATGGGATTACAGCTATAATTCAGCCTGGTGGCTCGTTGAAAGATCAAGATGTAATAGCAACcgcaaatgaaaataaaattgctatGTTTTTCGCTGGTGTTCGCAGTTTTTTCCATTAG
- the LOC136410471 gene encoding PRA1 family protein 3-like produces the protein MNKKDPSTVEIAPLRSFDDFLFDSARFQIPNFKDLEKWGNRVSSNLLYYQTNYFLLAACIFVIVGVIHPVKMICGCIATGLIIGIFVYLSNEKATAANVKHHPIITLIILFGLIYFVAYMFQSVLVFFLGLLLPISVTFLHASLRLRNMKNKIANKVEFLGLKRTPMGLFLEQMGLEGDIF, from the exons ATGAATAAAAAGGACCCCTCTACCGTTGAAATAGCCCCCTTGAGATCCTTCGACGACTTCCTGTTCGATTCAGCAAGGTTCCAAATCCCCAACTTCAAAGACTTGGAGAAATGGGGTAACCGCGTTTCCAGTAACTTGCTTTATtatcaaacaaattattttcttctggCAGCCTGCATATTCGTAATAGTCGG AGTAATCCATCctgtaaaaatgatttgtgGTTGTATAGCAACAGGATTAATAATTGGAATATTTGTTTATCTATCCAATGAGAAAGCAACAGCAGCAAATGTTAAGCATCATCCTATAATCACCTTGATTATACTTTTTGGTTTAATATACTTTGTGGCTTATATGTTCCAGAGTGTTCTTGTCTTTTTCCTAGGACTCTTACTTCCAATTTCAG TCACATTTCTACATGCTTCTTTGAGATtaagaaacatgaaaaataaaattgcaaacaaaGTGGAGTTCTTAGGACTGAAAAGAACACCAATGGGGCTTTTTCTTGAACAAATGGGACTGGaaggagatattttttaa